AAGAAGCGAGGCATCTGATGACTGTTCGGCAAATATAGAAATTGAGAACAGGGAAATTGATACGATAAAGGCTAGGGCAATAGAATTGGCAGAAAAATACGATAGATTGAATTAATGGAGTGATAGAGATGAAATTTTTTTGGAATTCAGATGAAAAAGGTAAATCGGAGGGGAAAAGAGAATCTGAAGAAAAGGATGAGTTAGAAAAAACAGACAATTCAGAAGAAGAAATGAAACTGGAAAATGAACCTGGACAGGCGGAAGAAATTAAAAGTGATGAAGTGGATAAACCTGTAGAAGAAAAAGTCGAAAAGGAAGAAAACGGAGAAGAATTAGAATCAGAAACTGCTGAACAAGAAGAAGCAGATAAGAACGATGATAGTAAAAATGATGAAAATAAATTAGAAAAGATTTTGAGAAACATTGAAGATATTGATGGAAAAGTTGAAGTGCTAAATGATTTATTTTTGAAAAAGATTCAAAGTATTGAATTTGAAAAAAAGACGACAGATAGACTTTACAAGGAACTTCAGGAATATAAAAATGATATGTATTTTCAGCTCATAAAACCTGTTGTGATGAGTTTGGTAAGTTTGAGAGAAAGTATGAAGAAAAATTTGAAGAGTTTTGGTGTGATGTCAGAAGAGGAAAAATCAGAAATACTTCAAAGTTATATTGAAGAAGTGGAAATTATCTTGGAAAACAATGATATAGAGATTTATGAAACTAATATAGAAAATGACAGTTATGTGGATGTAAAAAAACAAAAAATAATAAAGAAAATTGAAACACCTTATGAACAGCTGCATGGAAAAATAGAAAATGTTTTGAGCAGCGGTTATAAATATAAGGATAAAATTATTTCGCCAGAAAAAGTTGAAGTAAATATTTATAAAAAACCAGAAGAAGATTTGAAGGGAGAATAAAATGTCAAAATATGTATTCGGAATTGATTTGGGAACAACTTATTCGTGTATAGCTCGTGTGGATGATACTGCAAGAGCGGAAGTAATTAAAAATAATGAAGGTGAAAATATTACACCATCTGTAGTTGCATTTGAAGGGGATAATGTAATTGTTGGAAATGATGCAAAGGCTGAAGCCGTTTTAAATCCAGACACAACTTCCATGTTGGTAAAAACATTGATGGGAAAAACGGACTTTGCAATTAGATATAATTATGAAGATAAGACACCAGAGGAGATATCATCATATATTTTGAGAAAATTGGCTAAAGATGCCTCAGAACAGTTAGGAGTTGAAGTTAAAGATGTGGTAATAACTTGTCCAGCTTATTTTGGAACAGCAGAACGTACAGCAACTAAAAATGCAGGAATAATAGCCGGACTAAATGTATTGGAAATTATAAGCGAACCTACAGCGGCAGCTTTGTACTATGGATGTGCAAAGGAGCAAAATGAAAAAACAATTTTAATATATGACCTTGGTGGAGGAACATTTGATGTAACGATTATGAGAATAAGTTCTGATAAGATTGAAGTTATCTGTTCAGATGGTGATCATGACTTAGGTGGAAGAAACTGGGATGAAGTTTTAATAAGATATTTGGCTAATCAATTTACAGAAAATGTTGGAGCTGAAGTTGAATTTGATGAATATGCAATACAAGATTTGAGATTAAAGGCTGAAAAGATGAAAAAACAGCTGACTTCAAAAAATCAAGCTAGTGATATGCTGGAAGTAAATGGGAAAAGATCAAAAATTTCTGTAACAAGAGAAAAATTTGATGAAATAACTTCTACATTGCTTTATGAAACTTTAAATAAAACGAAGGAAGCTATTGAGGTGGCTAAAAATAAAGGATACCAAAAAATTGATGAAATACTTTTAGTTGGTGGTTCTA
The DNA window shown above is from Leptotrichia wadei and carries:
- a CDS encoding Hsp70 family protein gives rise to the protein MSKYVFGIDLGTTYSCIARVDDTARAEVIKNNEGENITPSVVAFEGDNVIVGNDAKAEAVLNPDTTSMLVKTLMGKTDFAIRYNYEDKTPEEISSYILRKLAKDASEQLGVEVKDVVITCPAYFGTAERTATKNAGIIAGLNVLEIISEPTAAALYYGCAKEQNEKTILIYDLGGGTFDVTIMRISSDKIEVICSDGDHDLGGRNWDEVLIRYLANQFTENVGAEVEFDEYAIQDLRLKAEKMKKQLTSKNQASDMLEVNGKRSKISVTREKFDEITSTLLYETLNKTKEAIEVAKNKGYQKIDEILLVGGSTRMPQVKSMLTENFKESEIKILEPDEAVAKGAAIHAVNVYVNNQKSLAGHDFNSDEEVKVSVNGDEKELSASDYKEDLSVSPEMMSIGGAARQIVIATTKSFAIKIIHNNEEKCYNMIVKNEPMNNGFVTVSQIFGTNVNNQSTANIEIYENDYMDEYFNVDDDLKIGEAVLELPAGLSQGAPVEVTLKLNKEGILDVKGVDKTGNREVNVRMETKGVMSEEELEKIKRRSQGIVVL